TAGCAAATTGCAGAATTTCTTCATCCTGTATTCTGTAAAATGTGCTTGGCTAGAAGAGTAACTGGTGTAAGGTACCTTAAGGGATCATACACTGAGCTAACTTCATGAAATACTCCAAGTTTACATCTATTTGCAGTCCATGCAGGAATCCAAGGTGTCACTTCCTATACACCATTGGAGCCCCAAGGCTCTCTCCATTGGGACTTGGTCCCTGTCCAAACTGAGCTCACTCACTTTTTTAAAGTGGTCCTTCTTAGTAACACTCAAAGGACTTTTACCAAGCCTCAAGGTCACCTAGGTCCTTAACaatttttactgcttttttccTCAGATGGTGAGCttttcatgtcatgtttttgGACAACTGATGGATTAAACCAGTAATCGATAATGAAACCAGTCTGTAGCTGCTGTCCTAGAAAAATCCTTAAAAGGCGTGGTTTCTTGTTAGAGAAGAAAGTGTTTAAAGATATGGTCTTGTTTGCATAGAATCTGtttgtaaagcacatttttTATGATTAACCTTTATTagtttaactttagttttattgtCTACATTACAGTTTCTAAATCACGTGCATGTATTTCATTATTCTCCACAGATGTCCAGCAGCTGTTGGTGGTTAAAGAAGAGGTTCCtcctgagcagcaggagtggagctccagtctggaccaggaggacccagaccccccacacattaaagaggagcaggaggaactCTGGACccgtcaggagggagagcagcttcaagggctggaggaggctgatatcctTTTCCCGTTCACttctgtccctgtgaagagtgaagaagaagatgatgaagagaaagCTCATTGCTTACATGAAGGCCAaactgaggagaacagagcggCAGGGAGAacaggaccagaaccagccaggaacacAAATCCAGATAGTCCTTTACAACCAGCCACCTATGACAAGACCTCAGACTCCTCTCAATCGGAGACTAATGACAGTGAGGATTGGGGGAACTCCAGGGAACCTCAGTCAGTTTTAAACTCTCTGCAAAACAATGAAGAACCTGTAAGTAATATTGGATGTAATACTAGAAAAACATCCGTTGGCTCCTCAGAGTGTGCTGAAAGCTTTGGCCACGAGGAACATCTGCAGAAACACACTGGAGTCCAAACAGGAGTGAAACCATTTTGTTGCTCAGTTTGTGGTAAAAGGTACCCCCTAAAGAACTCCTTAAAGAATCACATGAGAATTCATTCAGAAGGAAAGGTTTTCACCTGTTCAGTTTGTCAAACAAGTTTCTGTGAGACCGGCAGTTTGGTTAgtcacatgagaatccacactgGTGAGAAGCCATTTAGTTGTTCAGTTTGTGGTAAAAGATTTGCACAAAAGGGAAATCTGAAACAACACTTGACTGTCCACACAGGGGAGAAGTCCTTCAGTTGTTCTGTTTGTGGTAAAAGATTTGCACGGCACAGCACTCTGAGACGCCACTTGACTGTCCACACAGGAGGAAAAACACTGACTACCTTTACATGCACGTAACACTTTCCCTATtccaaaaaagacaatatattCTGACAAAGCTGTTTAAATGATTAATGAATCATGCACTAATATTCCTCTTCACATGCAGCCGTGTAAATTAGACTTTTCCACCGCTTCCGGActttttatttgtgcttttccaTGCAAATGTCCGGCTTCTTCTTGTTTGATTATCATCGGACTGAGAGTGTATTTGGCCCTGTGTGGTCAGGCTTTTTTATTCCTTCTTTTACTCCTCCTGCAGGGTGACCAGTTATTTATCTCAGATCTGAGTGACTGCATCTGTAACAGCCGCCCAGTTTTCCCACTGACGGAGGCAACGTGTTGGTGCCAGTTAATCATTTCTTGGTCTCTCCACACAGACTCTACCTACACCTTTTCATTACGAGAAGAGCTCTCTGTGTGTTCAGACATGTTGTTTAGgattttctgcttgtttcttgtCCTTGGGTTCTGGGGTCCGGTTCACGGCGGGCCCCTGACAAACCCCCACCCCAACATAACAGACCAGCAGCTGTTCTGGGGCTCCGACCAGTACGACTTCTCTGTGGTGCTTCCTGCTGCAGGGCTCGAGTGTTTCTGGCACTTTGCTCACCACGGAGAGAGATTCTACCTGAGCTTCATGGTAAGAACAACCGAGGCCTCGACACATTTCCATTGACATGAGATTATTTTTG
This genomic stretch from Etheostoma spectabile isolate EspeVRDwgs_2016 chromosome 8, UIUC_Espe_1.0, whole genome shotgun sequence harbors:
- the LOC116693769 gene encoding transmembrane emp24 domain-containing protein 6, which codes for MINESCTNIPLHMQPCKLDFSTASGLFICAFPCKCPASSCLIIIGLRVYLALCGQAFLFLLLLLLQGDQLFISDLSDCICNSRPVFPLTEATCWCQLIISWSLHTDSTYTFSLREELSVCSDMLFRIFCLFLVLGFWGPVHGGPLTNPHPNITDQQLFWGSDQYDFSVVLPAAGLECFWHFAHHGERFYLSFMVQWVMGVGHDRHLSVTVNAPSNLLVSTVDDAKGQINFEAKETGFYQMCFSNFHNRFGTMQVFLSFGVYYDGYQDPAKRQDEEKKKKEEAGKDLNNTLSVIEHTTHKVEYYVFHMFRYYNFGRMRSSADHFLLLSNSRYITWWSVALSLLIVTCGYLQLLFLKRLFITRASAEEEKPRC